One Lysinibacillus fusiformis genomic window carries:
- a CDS encoding DoxX-like family protein, with product MRRKPIYVEIDMQAPMKDAWEYTQNPKLHEQWDLRFTSITYLEKKSPDAPQQFTYETKVMPGLKVSGWGESKGEHHKADGTKTSSLHFGTPQKISPIAEGKGYWQYIPKDKGLTFLTQYDYDVRYGKLGVLFDYLFRSLIGWATALSFDVLKRWLEKGENPLAQYRRFFLTMLISILFCFVWLYHGLAPKVMVQHPDEVMMIERLLGYPSEESLQPSNQAPHLSDADLQMNTATKIVFGIGIAEILFALCWLLPRGKRLLFSAQIIVFPLLTISAVLADKNMVGAPFNPVTLNAALWVLSIVGFILSKDLPSAKSCKRKRG from the coding sequence ATGAGGAGAAAGCCTATTTATGTGGAAATCGACATGCAAGCACCGATGAAAGATGCTTGGGAATATACGCAAAATCCGAAGTTGCATGAGCAGTGGGATTTACGTTTTACGTCTATTACATATTTGGAAAAAAAATCACCGGATGCACCACAACAATTTACATATGAAACAAAGGTTATGCCTGGCTTGAAGGTAAGTGGTTGGGGAGAAAGTAAGGGAGAACATCATAAAGCGGACGGCACGAAGACCTCCTCCTTACATTTTGGCACACCGCAAAAAATATCGCCAATCGCTGAGGGTAAGGGGTATTGGCAATATATCCCTAAAGATAAGGGGCTGACATTTTTAACGCAGTATGACTACGATGTGCGTTATGGAAAACTGGGTGTACTGTTTGACTATTTATTTCGTTCATTGATAGGCTGGGCCACAGCACTTAGCTTTGATGTACTAAAAAGGTGGCTTGAAAAAGGTGAAAATCCACTCGCTCAATATCGACGCTTCTTTTTAACTATGCTTATAAGTATCTTGTTTTGCTTTGTGTGGTTATACCATGGACTTGCCCCTAAAGTGATGGTTCAGCATCCTGATGAAGTAATGATGATAGAGCGGTTGTTAGGTTATCCGAGCGAAGAGAGTTTACAACCGAGCAATCAGGCACCACACCTGAGCGATGCTGATCTTCAAATGAATACTGCAACTAAAATCGTCTTTGGGATAGGCATTGCTGAAATACTTTTCGCACTATGCTGGCTATTGCCACGAGGGAAACGCCTCCTTTTTAGTGCACAAATCATTGTTTTCCCATTGTTGACAATAAGTGCTGTTCTTGCCGACAAAAATATGGTGGGGGCGCCGTTTAATCCGGTGACTTTAAATGCAGCATTATGGGTACTGTCCATCGTAGGCTTTATTCTTAGTAAAGACCTGCCGAGTGCAAAAAGCTGTAAACGAAAGCGAGGGTAA
- a CDS encoding DUF4166 domain-containing protein produces the protein MTIYQSLLGEDFKRLHPMLQQRYALPVDAPFFATGVMHKIASGAKWMRPFYRLAARTRFLFPESGNNIPFSIRNTCRVLPSGELEVLWERSFYFAKKTRYFDARMTIDPVQKIVRDYLGSPALFYSDLHFAATKEGKLMIRSGVQRFVIANRECPIPKILEGRVIVEEGFDDNRNVFTIHVSIHNPLFGRLMMYAGEFTQQSM, from the coding sequence ATGACAATTTATCAGTCATTATTAGGTGAGGATTTTAAGCGGCTTCATCCGATGTTACAACAACGCTATGCATTACCGGTAGATGCACCTTTTTTTGCAACGGGCGTCATGCATAAAATTGCATCCGGTGCAAAATGGATGCGTCCATTTTATCGGCTTGCTGCACGCACAAGGTTTTTATTTCCTGAATCAGGTAATAATATACCATTCTCCATTCGTAATACTTGTCGAGTACTGCCGAGTGGTGAGTTAGAAGTGTTATGGGAACGAAGTTTTTATTTTGCTAAGAAGACGAGATACTTCGATGCACGGATGACGATTGACCCTGTTCAAAAAATAGTGAGGGATTACTTAGGCTCACCGGCTCTATTTTATTCTGATTTGCATTTTGCCGCCACAAAAGAGGGGAAATTAATGATTCGCTCAGGTGTACAACGTTTTGTGATTGCTAACAGAGAATGTCCCATTCCAAAAATTTTGGAAGGACGGGTAATCGTGGAAGAAGGATTTGATGATAACAGAAACGTTTTTACCATCCATGTATCGATTCATAATCCATTGTTTGGGAGGCTGATGATGTATGCTGGTGAATTTACGCAACAATCTATGTAG
- a CDS encoding YndJ family protein — protein MLVNLRNNLCSPVLLLGFVLMIICYLFSEQPGHVWLLTIAQLVFVPAMLKMVIPFNKKENGILAAMMLTITLLHWWPGGKFAIVLALLYVLYTAFIALYGVRRFLQRGFTNIAEIAIDVGLIYLFVGGLWFFAFIADINTGFSSLITWLTAIHFHYSACLLAISIGLFGRLHKSKWYSAVVVILLAGPILVALGITFSTSIEIVSVGLYIFAIYCLFILSIRTRFPRAQGVFLRVSYGAICITILWSLLYAFGNFMGASFVGIPDMLKFHGLMNCLLFGGIGVVAWAIEVPKTTHHKFTFPISRIRGKLRGSGDAHPGLVDALSDFTNTTKLPPAISHFYEQTNAYRLLASVQWRTWFKPFAFLYQGISRRMQQLNLPFTSKQIEMTGIIAKVDAKQDGRHAPRAWIRKIGQQTTFVAIYAKHTTAQTTYMNIALPLPFSTMMGVLYLYEEQGQLHLTSDHEGDAGIYLALKDYMFKLPLHEHFIITATNDTNLTAVHTMRIFGLRFLQIGYQIERIKK, from the coding sequence ATGCTGGTGAATTTACGCAACAATCTATGTAGTCCCGTACTGCTGTTAGGATTTGTGTTGATGATTATCTGCTATTTGTTTAGCGAACAGCCAGGTCATGTATGGCTACTTACAATTGCACAATTAGTATTTGTGCCTGCAATGCTGAAGATGGTAATTCCATTTAACAAGAAGGAAAATGGCATTTTGGCTGCCATGATGCTGACAATTACACTACTTCACTGGTGGCCAGGAGGTAAATTTGCCATTGTTCTTGCACTACTTTATGTGCTTTATACGGCTTTTATTGCCCTATATGGAGTGCGTAGATTTTTACAGCGAGGTTTTACAAATATCGCTGAAATCGCTATTGATGTGGGGCTTATCTACTTATTTGTCGGAGGACTATGGTTTTTCGCATTTATAGCTGATATTAATACAGGTTTTTCCTCGTTGATAACGTGGTTAACTGCCATTCATTTTCATTACTCAGCGTGTTTATTGGCCATTTCGATAGGGCTTTTTGGACGACTACATAAAAGCAAATGGTATAGTGCAGTGGTAGTCATTTTATTAGCAGGGCCAATACTAGTAGCGCTAGGTATTACTTTCTCGACGAGTATAGAAATTGTGTCAGTGGGACTTTATATTTTTGCAATTTATTGCTTATTTATACTTTCCATTAGAACAAGATTTCCACGTGCGCAAGGGGTCTTTTTACGTGTTTCTTATGGTGCAATTTGTATAACGATTTTATGGTCGTTACTTTACGCCTTTGGTAATTTTATGGGAGCTTCCTTTGTGGGTATACCGGATATGCTGAAATTTCATGGTTTGATGAATTGTCTCTTGTTTGGGGGTATTGGCGTTGTAGCTTGGGCAATAGAAGTTCCAAAAACTACACATCATAAATTCACATTTCCAATTAGTCGAATTCGAGGGAAATTACGTGGGTCAGGAGATGCGCATCCTGGCTTAGTCGATGCACTTAGTGATTTTACAAATACAACAAAGCTACCACCGGCCATTTCCCATTTCTACGAACAAACAAACGCTTATCGATTGCTGGCATCTGTACAATGGCGTACATGGTTTAAACCTTTTGCGTTCTTATATCAGGGTATTAGTCGTAGGATGCAACAACTGAATTTGCCCTTCACTAGTAAACAAATCGAGATGACTGGTATCATTGCTAAAGTAGATGCAAAACAAGATGGACGTCATGCACCAAGGGCATGGATACGTAAAATTGGTCAGCAAACGACCTTTGTAGCGATTTATGCCAAGCATACTACAGCTCAAACTACGTATATGAATATTGCCCTACCGCTACCTTTTTCTACAATGATGGGTGTTTTATATTTATATGAAGAACAAGGTCAATTGCATTTAACGAGTGACCATGAAGGGGATGCCGGAATCTATTTAGCACTTAAAGATTATATGTTCAAGCTACCATTGCATGAGCATTTCATTATTACGGCAACAAATGATACAAATTTAACTGCCGTTCATACGATGCGGATTTTTGGACTACGATTTTTGCAAATTGGCTATCAAATAGAACGAATAAAAAAATGA
- a CDS encoding methyl-accepting chemotaxis protein, with amino-acid sequence MNFKSISTRIIFAFSIIVTVIVLNIGYNVYAVTQSNRATEQIVDEELQLLITDYELASTIAVRIAAARGYILSGEEKYKDIYTHNVERAIDNEKKRLAISHSTEFQKFSDMAKEWSRYVQNDVFDIYDQGNVELATKNLAAMDAKATEIREGYEGLAEHRKQSINAVGTDMISAGESQQVTSVIVGIAIVVIAIITALISARRISKPIIILTKRMQRITEGDLSEPALDVKTRDELGQLTTATNKMAEILNQLLKHIQTVANDVASHSEELMQSATEVKVGTEQIVDTVAEIASGTEIQASNASDVATTMTEFTTQVTDVNMGSKEVNQYSQEVMHLTKEGKGLMEASTQQMNTIDHIVKDAVIKVDSLSKQTQEISKIVAAIHAIADQTNLLALNAAIEAARAGEHGKGFAVVADEVRKLAEQVSVSVDDITSIVQKIQHESVMVTTSLESGYGEVEKGTMQIASTNETFNQIADAVQSMSTSIVTMSSKLEEVVQNSLNINKSVDEIAAVSEQSAAGIQETSATIEQAASSMDEINNSSVNLAEMAENLNEQISKFKL; translated from the coding sequence ATGAATTTTAAATCAATCAGCACGAGAATCATTTTTGCATTTAGTATCATAGTGACAGTCATCGTTTTAAATATCGGATATAATGTGTACGCGGTTACTCAAAGTAATAGAGCGACAGAACAAATAGTTGATGAAGAATTACAATTATTAATTACAGATTACGAACTAGCCTCCACAATTGCAGTAAGAATTGCAGCTGCTAGGGGTTATATATTATCTGGCGAAGAAAAATACAAAGATATTTATACGCATAACGTGGAACGGGCAATTGACAATGAGAAAAAACGTTTAGCAATTTCTCATTCAACTGAATTTCAGAAGTTTTCGGATATGGCGAAAGAATGGAGTAGATATGTTCAAAACGATGTGTTTGATATATATGATCAAGGCAATGTCGAGTTGGCAACAAAAAATCTAGCTGCGATGGATGCGAAAGCAACTGAAATTCGTGAGGGCTATGAGGGCTTGGCAGAACATCGTAAACAGTCGATTAATGCTGTTGGCACAGATATGATTTCAGCAGGTGAAAGTCAGCAAGTAACAAGTGTTATTGTTGGCATAGCTATTGTTGTAATTGCCATTATTACGGCTTTAATTAGTGCTAGAAGGATTTCTAAACCAATCATCATCCTTACAAAACGCATGCAACGAATAACTGAAGGTGATTTAAGTGAGCCTGCGCTCGATGTGAAAACGAGAGATGAGCTAGGACAATTGACAACAGCAACAAATAAGATGGCTGAAATCTTGAATCAATTGTTAAAGCATATACAAACAGTTGCAAATGATGTTGCATCACATAGTGAAGAATTGATGCAGTCCGCTACAGAAGTTAAGGTTGGAACAGAGCAAATTGTAGACACAGTAGCTGAAATAGCGAGTGGTACAGAGATTCAGGCAAGTAATGCTTCTGATGTGGCTACAACAATGACAGAATTTACAACACAGGTGACAGACGTAAATATGGGCAGTAAGGAAGTCAATCAATATTCACAAGAAGTGATGCACTTAACCAAAGAGGGTAAGGGGTTAATGGAAGCTTCCACACAGCAAATGAATACAATTGACCATATAGTTAAAGATGCGGTTATTAAAGTGGATAGTTTAAGTAAACAAACACAAGAAATTTCTAAAATAGTGGCAGCCATTCATGCTATTGCAGATCAAACGAACTTATTGGCACTCAACGCAGCTATTGAAGCAGCACGTGCTGGTGAGCATGGGAAAGGTTTCGCTGTTGTAGCAGATGAAGTGCGTAAACTTGCAGAACAAGTATCTGTATCCGTTGATGATATTACAAGCATCGTGCAAAAAATCCAACATGAATCGGTGATGGTTACAACATCACTCGAAAGTGGATACGGTGAGGTTGAAAAAGGTACCATGCAGATTGCTTCTACAAATGAAACATTTAATCAAATTGCAGATGCAGTTCAGTCAATGTCAACTAGCATTGTAACGATGTCTTCGAAATTAGAGGAAGTCGTCCAAAATAGCCTCAATATCAATAAATCTGTCGACGAAATCGCAGCTGTTTCCGAACAATCTGCTGCAGGCATTCAAGAAACATCTGCTACAATCGAGCAAGCGGCAAGCTCGATGGATGAAATCAACAATAGTTCGGTCAATTTGGCAGAAATGGCAGAAAATTTAAACGAACAAATCAGTAAATTTAAATTATAG
- a CDS encoding HEAT repeat domain-containing protein has product MKIQTELPENYLDLKKAANYTSSWRERLAAVQTLSSYKHEKVIDLLHNRVKADTVFAVQQAAFEALTKFGEDVTQPVRRKFELIKGAEKVFIRVKKSLPADHTVSDFADKLKRTRLDVYDAYEGDQGKNFLSWLGAKWQTI; this is encoded by the coding sequence ATGAAAATTCAAACTGAGTTACCCGAAAACTACCTAGATTTAAAAAAGGCTGCCAACTATACTTCGAGCTGGCGTGAACGCTTGGCTGCTGTGCAGACACTAAGTAGCTACAAACATGAAAAGGTCATTGACTTATTACACAATCGTGTAAAAGCAGATACGGTGTTTGCTGTTCAGCAAGCGGCATTTGAAGCATTAACGAAATTTGGTGAAGATGTAACACAGCCTGTCCGCCGTAAATTCGAGCTGATTAAAGGTGCTGAAAAAGTATTTATACGCGTAAAGAAAAGCTTACCTGCAGACCATACAGTGTCAGACTTCGCTGATAAGTTAAAGCGTACACGACTCGATGTCTACGATGCCTATGAAGGTGATCAAGGTAAGAACTTCCTTTCATGGCTAGGAGCGAAATGGCAAACAATCTAA
- the cas3 gene encoding CRISPR-associated helicase Cas3' encodes MKKEFIAHIRTSDGAEQLLVDHLKEVQHIAEEIGEKIGLKHVTGLAGMLHDMGKFSDAFQNYIREAVANPDDPPKRGSVDHSTAGGKFLIEQSQPINSASQILVECVANVIFSHHGQLLDMVDKEGQSPFMGRATSEKEFDFVAVQQRFFQEMYNLTYMTDYMKQAEAEMQTYLESKLKSVKTNGEAAIAIQKATSFVTMYIFSALIDADRRNSRAFEEQEEITHFEVQPLWQTFEQRLNQDLENKQQDALPNEITRLRKQMSANCFDKAAVPTGIYTLSIPTGGGKTLASLRFALRHAQFHQKQRIIYIVPYTTIIEQNAQEVREVLQAEDYLLEHHSNLIEDSEHHENLSFNAYQAARRLNAAKDNWDVPILFTTMVQFLETFYSGKSRNSRRLHNLANSIVIFDEVQSVPTHCVSLFNEALNFLTHTCNTTGVLCTATQPALQHVQHNIDIDGEIIENLPTIIQAFKRTEIISMLKTEGWRTEEIREFIGETLTARNNVLIILNTKKAVRDLYDQFKYADFYVVHLSTGMCPAHRKEKLEVMREKLKKKEKFVCISTQLIEAGVDISFECVIRSLAGLDSIAQAAGRCNRNGEVDLQDVYVINHAEESLSKLPTIKKGGEGSRYIMKDLQDNSALFGGYLLSTEAMTHYFYDFFRAFDTTLNYPLNNTSIYDLLFSVDTDWNKSYIKGAGRKHPLATLASYKTAFSHFEVIDAKTQGILVPYGEGKNLISQLTGREPIYDYKVFLKKAQQYSVNVFKHDFEALKTNNLLIIVQFGSFNIYAAKESGYDDQFGISVQGEASLDLLNI; translated from the coding sequence ATGAAGAAGGAATTTATTGCACATATTCGTACAAGTGATGGAGCAGAGCAGTTGTTGGTAGACCATTTAAAAGAAGTACAACACATTGCGGAGGAAATTGGAGAGAAAATTGGATTGAAACATGTAACGGGGTTAGCGGGGATGCTACATGATATGGGAAAATTTAGTGATGCTTTTCAGAACTACATACGTGAGGCGGTTGCGAACCCCGATGATCCGCCTAAAAGAGGGAGTGTTGATCATTCAACTGCGGGTGGGAAGTTTCTAATAGAGCAAAGTCAGCCTATAAATTCGGCTTCACAAATCTTAGTGGAGTGCGTTGCCAATGTGATTTTTTCACATCATGGGCAGCTACTTGATATGGTGGACAAAGAGGGGCAGTCGCCATTTATGGGGCGAGCTACATCAGAAAAGGAATTTGACTTTGTGGCAGTGCAACAACGCTTTTTTCAAGAAATGTATAATTTAACTTATATGACGGACTATATGAAGCAAGCGGAAGCAGAAATGCAAACATATCTCGAAAGTAAACTGAAAAGTGTGAAAACAAATGGCGAAGCGGCTATTGCGATACAAAAAGCAACGAGCTTTGTGACGATGTATATTTTCAGTGCACTAATTGATGCAGATCGTCGCAATTCACGTGCCTTTGAGGAACAGGAAGAAATCACACATTTTGAGGTGCAACCACTCTGGCAAACATTTGAACAGCGTCTCAATCAGGATTTAGAGAATAAGCAGCAAGATGCATTGCCAAATGAAATAACACGTCTACGTAAGCAAATGTCAGCAAATTGTTTCGATAAAGCGGCAGTTCCAACAGGCATTTATACATTGTCAATTCCAACTGGTGGAGGGAAAACATTAGCGAGTCTGCGTTTTGCTTTGCGACATGCACAGTTTCATCAAAAGCAACGCATTATTTACATAGTACCGTACACGACTATTATTGAACAAAATGCGCAAGAAGTGCGAGAAGTTTTACAGGCCGAGGATTACTTACTTGAACATCACAGTAATTTAATCGAGGATTCAGAGCATCATGAAAACCTATCTTTTAATGCGTATCAAGCAGCAAGAAGGCTAAATGCAGCAAAGGATAATTGGGATGTACCGATACTTTTTACAACGATGGTGCAGTTTTTAGAAACGTTTTATAGTGGAAAATCACGTAATTCACGGCGATTACATAATTTAGCCAATAGCATAGTTATTTTTGACGAGGTACAATCTGTGCCAACTCATTGTGTGTCATTATTTAATGAGGCACTGAATTTCTTAACACATACTTGTAATACGACGGGGGTTCTTTGTACGGCGACACAGCCGGCCCTTCAGCATGTACAGCACAATATTGACATTGATGGTGAGATTATTGAAAATTTACCAACAATTATTCAAGCATTTAAGCGTACAGAAATAATATCAATGTTAAAAACTGAGGGCTGGCGAACAGAAGAAATCCGCGAATTCATAGGGGAAACGTTAACGGCACGTAATAATGTCTTGATTATTTTAAACACAAAGAAGGCAGTTCGGGATTTATATGACCAGTTTAAATATGCTGATTTTTATGTTGTGCATTTAAGTACAGGGATGTGCCCAGCGCATCGTAAGGAAAAACTAGAAGTGATGCGTGAGAAACTGAAAAAGAAAGAAAAATTTGTTTGTATTAGTACGCAGTTAATTGAGGCTGGTGTAGATATTAGTTTTGAATGTGTTATCCGTTCTTTAGCAGGGCTTGATTCAATTGCGCAGGCGGCTGGACGTTGTAATCGCAATGGTGAAGTCGATTTACAGGATGTGTATGTTATTAATCATGCAGAGGAGTCTCTAAGTAAGCTACCGACTATTAAAAAGGGTGGTGAGGGCTCACGTTATATTATGAAGGATTTACAGGATAATTCAGCATTATTTGGTGGCTATTTATTGTCAACAGAGGCGATGACTCATTACTTTTATGATTTCTTTAGGGCATTTGATACCACATTAAATTATCCGCTAAACAATACATCTATTTATGATTTGTTGTTTAGTGTAGATACGGATTGGAATAAATCCTATATCAAGGGAGCGGGTAGAAAGCATCCATTAGCAACCTTGGCTAGCTATAAAACAGCCTTTTCGCATTTTGAGGTAATTGATGCCAAGACACAGGGGATACTCGTGCCGTATGGGGAGGGGAAGAATCTCATTAGTCAGCTCACGGGTCGTGAACCAATTTATGATTATAAGGTATTCTTGAAAAAAGCACAGCAATACAGTGTCAACGTGTTCAAACATGATTTTGAAGCGTTGAAGACAAATAATCTGCTAATTATTGTGCAGTTTGGCTCGTTTAATATTTATGCAGCAAAAGAATCTGGATACGACGATCAATTTGGCATTAGTGTACAAGGTGAAGCAAGTTTGGATTTATTGAATATATAA
- the cas5c gene encoding type I-C CRISPR-associated protein Cas5c, with protein sequence MTKVRNQIEFKVSGAYALFTDPLMKLGGEKMTTQTPSYQSLKGIVESIYWKPSIIWYIDEIRVMNPIRMESKGVRPIEMSGGNTLANYSYLRDVSYQVRAHFEFNTNRMDLEQDFNENKHHNISKRCVEKGGRRDVFLGTRECQAYVEECNFGTGTGFYDNYDEVHFGTMVHGLNYPDETGRNTLETRLWQPIMKYGYISFIRPEDCPLVRPIKEMQAKSFSLGESMTGVDAEYAELGGE encoded by the coding sequence ATGACAAAAGTACGAAATCAAATTGAGTTTAAAGTGAGCGGAGCTTATGCGTTGTTTACAGATCCACTAATGAAACTTGGTGGAGAAAAGATGACGACGCAGACTCCTTCCTATCAATCATTGAAGGGCATTGTGGAATCAATTTATTGGAAACCATCCATAATTTGGTATATCGATGAAATTCGAGTAATGAATCCGATTCGAATGGAATCCAAGGGTGTTAGGCCAATCGAAATGTCGGGTGGCAATACGCTTGCTAATTACAGCTATTTGCGTGATGTGAGTTACCAAGTGCGCGCCCATTTCGAATTCAACACAAATCGTATGGATTTAGAGCAGGACTTCAATGAAAATAAGCACCATAATATTTCTAAACGTTGTGTTGAAAAAGGCGGTCGACGTGATGTATTTTTAGGTACGCGTGAATGTCAAGCTTATGTGGAGGAATGTAATTTTGGTACCGGTACAGGCTTTTATGACAACTATGACGAGGTACATTTTGGTACGATGGTGCATGGTTTAAATTATCCAGATGAAACAGGTCGTAATACGCTTGAAACAAGACTATGGCAACCAATTATGAAATACGGCTATATTTCCTTTATTCGACCAGAGGATTGCCCGCTTGTTCGCCCGATTAAGGAAATGCAAGCAAAATCGTTTAGCCTAGGGGAATCAATGACGGGTGTGGACGCAGAATACGCAGAGTTAGGAGGTGAGTAA
- the cas8c gene encoding type I-C CRISPR-associated protein Cas8c/Csd1 yields the protein MSYLRALYKTYEENEAEVGEVFTKETKDKKVIEYTLLPLSHTTQTAHIEIIINLDGTLYDADVIEKINTILPFTEKSGSRAGKNYVPHVLHDKLMYVAGDYVAYTKEEDKRGAYLDYLEQLSEWCDSPYCHPHVQAIYDYVKKGTLIQDLVERSILHETETGLLRSKWDTKQDGDKPPIFQMLAGAQESAFVRFNVHVPGEVTDSVWKNKDIYSAYSAFYKTKLQESDICYVSGEQLPITVRHPNKLRNSGDKAKLISANDSTGFTYRGRFKDSFEAANISYDVSQKAHNALKWLIERQGKQVDGRIFLVWGSKNPDMPYVADDLSSEVFTDFNKILAQRDAMLAQKADTKKVLAEQHSQIISGIKKNMNIVEHKGEKIYILTLDAATPGRLAVLYYRDLDINDYFSKLVTWHEECSWRHTRKKENEWVQYFGSPSFYTIAHAAYGPRPNDKVVNGVMERMLPCVLDGRKIPIDIVRSAIVRASNPQFYDQSWEWEQALGVACSIVKKHYFDKDKEVYAVALDTENTERDYLFGRLLAVADVLERTALKKEQSTKKDKSDVRSTNALRYLNAFSQHPERTWLTIQKNLQPYQMKLGESGIYYSMLIDEIGSQFKFKEFTDAPLSGKYLLGYYSQRQALYTKKEKNEEEN from the coding sequence ATGAGTTATTTACGTGCTTTGTATAAAACGTATGAGGAAAATGAAGCGGAAGTGGGTGAAGTTTTCACCAAAGAAACAAAGGATAAAAAAGTGATTGAATATACACTACTACCATTGTCGCATACAACGCAAACAGCCCATATTGAAATTATAATCAACCTGGATGGTACGCTTTATGATGCAGACGTTATTGAAAAGATTAATACGATTTTACCATTTACCGAGAAGTCTGGAAGTCGGGCGGGGAAAAACTATGTACCTCATGTGTTACATGACAAATTGATGTATGTGGCAGGTGATTATGTTGCATATACAAAAGAAGAGGATAAGCGGGGGGCATATCTTGATTATTTAGAACAGCTCAGTGAATGGTGTGATTCACCCTATTGTCATCCACATGTGCAGGCTATCTATGACTATGTGAAAAAGGGTACGCTTATTCAAGACTTAGTGGAACGTTCTATTTTACATGAAACAGAAACGGGGTTGCTACGTTCTAAGTGGGATACGAAACAGGATGGGGACAAGCCACCTATTTTTCAAATGCTTGCGGGTGCACAAGAAAGTGCTTTTGTGCGATTTAATGTTCATGTGCCAGGTGAAGTAACAGATAGTGTGTGGAAAAATAAGGATATTTATAGTGCGTACAGTGCATTTTACAAAACCAAGCTTCAAGAAAGTGATATTTGCTATGTATCTGGTGAGCAATTACCAATAACTGTACGTCATCCAAACAAGCTACGCAATTCAGGTGATAAAGCAAAGCTAATTTCAGCAAATGACAGCACAGGTTTTACATATCGTGGCCGTTTTAAGGATAGCTTTGAAGCGGCGAATATTAGCTATGATGTCTCACAAAAGGCACATAATGCACTGAAGTGGCTAATTGAACGTCAAGGGAAGCAAGTAGATGGGCGTATCTTCCTCGTATGGGGCTCGAAAAATCCAGATATGCCATATGTTGCAGATGATTTGTCAAGCGAAGTGTTTACAGATTTTAACAAAATTCTGGCGCAGCGAGATGCAATGTTAGCGCAAAAGGCTGATACAAAGAAAGTTTTGGCAGAACAGCACAGTCAAATTATTAGTGGTATAAAAAAGAACATGAATATCGTTGAGCATAAGGGCGAAAAGATCTATATTTTGACACTAGATGCGGCAACGCCTGGTCGATTGGCGGTGTTGTATTACCGTGATTTAGATATCAATGATTACTTTTCAAAGTTAGTCACTTGGCACGAAGAATGCAGCTGGCGTCATACAAGAAAAAAAGAAAATGAATGGGTGCAATACTTTGGTTCACCATCCTTTTATACGATTGCCCATGCGGCATATGGACCAAGACCAAATGATAAGGTAGTCAATGGCGTGATGGAACGTATGCTACCATGCGTACTCGATGGACGAAAAATTCCAATTGACATTGTGCGTAGTGCGATTGTGCGTGCCTCGAATCCACAGTTTTACGACCAATCGTGGGAATGGGAGCAAGCACTCGGTGTCGCATGTTCGATTGTGAAAAAACATTATTTTGACAAAGATAAGGAGGTTTACGCAGTGGCACTTGATACAGAAAATACAGAACGTGATTATTTATTTGGCCGTTTACTTGCAGTTGCGGATGTTCTTGAACGTACTGCACTAAAAAAAGAGCAAAGTACTAAAAAAGATAAAAGTGATGTCCGATCAACGAATGCTTTACGATATTTGAATGCGTTTTCACAACATCCAGAAAGAACTTGGCTAACAATCCAAAAAAATTTACAACCTTATCAAATGAAACTTGGTGAAAGCGGTATCTATTATTCAATGTTAATAGATGAGATTGGCTCGCAATTTAAGTTTAAAGAATTTACCGATGCACCGCTCAGTGGCAAGTATTTACTTGGCTACTATAGCCAGCGACAAGCATTGTACACGAAAAAAGAAAAGAATGAAGAGGAGAATTAA